The Montipora foliosa isolate CH-2021 chromosome 1, ASM3666993v2, whole genome shotgun sequence genome has a window encoding:
- the LOC137979146 gene encoding UPF0739 protein C1orf74 homolog, translating into MADEESLLSFQEWHGIFKKSLGKQSRNCYRAFMKDIAFIFLGLKPSLLFDYAIVDSENALRLIRSFNAKGLIYRSLDVVQVGEDIFFTRLKPLISSLRKAVDCEEFTLINVSGKLKEPLVLDDEISNRVIQQFRIIVATLEQKLNDSALQSLQEDNLWTNRLVDLRVLFTKEQWCIPSVFGFLLGYPVIYWCEKASEDNNLSLVPLNRYKLTFKASSLLSSRIPRYCRTIAERSCGRPQSCEHTLFSFTAPVALESSYQSKVSDWIKRIFSMGETLGETQHFTFEKTTVTHEQVSL; encoded by the coding sequence atggcggacgaagAGAGTCTGCTCAGCTTTCAGGAATGGCATGGAATATTTAAGAAATCATTGGGAAAACAATCCAGAAATTGTTACAGAGCATTTATGAAAGATATAGCATTCATTTTTCTAGGCCTCAAACCGTCGCTTTTGTTTGACTATGCGATCGTTGATTCGGAAAATGCTCTTAGATTAATAAGGAGTTTTAATGCGAAAGGTTTGATTTACCGTTCTTTAGACGTCGTTCAAGTCGGTGAGGATATTTTCTTTACTCGTTTGAAACCCTTGATCAGTTCCCTGAGGAAAGCAGTTGATTGTGAAGAGTTTACCTTGATCAACGTGTCTGGGAAATTGAAAGAGCCACTTGTCTTGGACGACGAAATATCAAACCGTGTAATACAACAGTTTCGGATTATTGTGGCAACCTTAGAGCAGAAGCTGAATGATTCAGCTTTACAGTCACTGCAAGAGGATAACTTATGGACAAATCGGCTCGTGGATCTTCGTGTTTTATTTACGAAAGAGCAGTGGTGCATTCCAAGTGTGTTTGGCTTTCTTCTTGGTTACCCCGTAATCTACTGGTGCGAAAAAGCTAGCGAGGACAATAACCTGAGTTTGGTCCCTCTTAATCGCTACAAGTTAACTTTCAAAGCTTCGAGCCTGTTGTCTTCTCGAATACCACGTTACTGCCGCACAATTGCTGAACGTAGCTGTGGGAGACCCCAAAGCTGTGAACACACGTTGTTTTCATTCACAGCTCCAGTGGCACTTGAATCGAGCTACCAGTCAAAAGTCAGTGATTGGATAAAGAGGATCTTTTCTATGGGTGAAACACTTGGTGAAACACAGCATTTCACTTTTGAGAAAACAACTGTGACTCACGAGCAAGTTTCTTTGTAA